One Deltaproteobacteria bacterium genomic region harbors:
- the msrB gene encoding peptide-methionine (R)-S-oxide reductase, whose product MTDNKPDIKAQKRTLTPEQFRITQEKGTERPFTGTYWNHHEDGIYDCVVCGNSLFQSVDKFDSGTGWPSFIAPVAPDAIRTLPDTSHFMDRTEVLCGSCDAHLGHIFDDGPGPTGLRYCINSGALLFRPSQDL is encoded by the coding sequence ATGACCGACAACAAGCCCGACATCAAAGCCCAGAAACGAACACTGACCCCAGAACAATTCCGAATCACCCAGGAGAAGGGTACTGAGCGCCCGTTTACCGGCACCTATTGGAACCACCATGAAGATGGAATCTATGACTGCGTCGTCTGCGGTAACAGTCTCTTCCAATCCGTGGACAAATTCGATTCCGGGACGGGCTGGCCGAGCTTCATCGCTCCGGTAGCCCCGGATGCCATTCGAACCCTTCCGGACACATCCCATTTCATGGACCGCACCGAGGTGCTCTGCGGGTCTTGCGACGCCCATCTAGGCCATATCTTCGACGATGGCCCAGGGCCCACGGGCCTGCGGTACTGCATCAACTCAGGTGCCTTGCTGTTTCGACCTTCCCAAGACCTATGA
- a CDS encoding molybdopterin oxidoreductase — MIDKALMPEGVERCSLGRFLAWLGFIGLFLAWGLYGAFRILSSGLGVTGLDNYFGFGLWITFDLAVIGLGAGAFFSGFLRYIIRIDQLKNIINLAVIVGFLCYSGAMIILTLDIGQPIRAWFGYWHPNVHSMLTEVIFCITCYCMVLIIEYLPIIFENRKLNEIRFLHHMAHNLHVYMPLFAGVGTFLSFFHQGSLGGMYGVLFGRPFVFREGFFIWPWTFFLFIASAIASGPAFTMLVAKFMELLTGKKLVDFSTKVLMGKIAGLLLCFYMFFKILDTWAWAQGILPNMGLTFDQMFNSELGYGTWLLWLELGICGVLPAILLVVPAFRNRPALLYSAAILNCLGVVVNRFVFTVQALAIPVMPFDTWQYYIPNWAEWSTTLMIVAYSFLILSLSYRYLPVFPQERKLNA, encoded by the coding sequence ATGATAGACAAAGCCTTGATGCCCGAAGGGGTGGAGCGCTGTTCTCTCGGACGATTCCTTGCCTGGCTCGGATTCATTGGCCTGTTCCTGGCCTGGGGTCTATACGGTGCCTTCCGTATCCTGAGTTCTGGCCTGGGCGTTACAGGCCTGGATAACTATTTCGGATTCGGGCTGTGGATCACCTTCGACCTCGCAGTCATTGGTCTCGGGGCCGGTGCCTTCTTCAGCGGTTTTCTCAGGTACATCATCCGTATCGACCAACTGAAGAACATCATCAATCTGGCGGTCATCGTCGGGTTCCTGTGTTATTCCGGGGCCATGATCATCCTGACCCTGGATATTGGGCAGCCCATCCGGGCCTGGTTCGGATACTGGCACCCTAATGTCCACTCCATGCTGACCGAAGTTATCTTCTGCATCACTTGTTACTGCATGGTTTTGATTATTGAATATCTGCCGATCATTTTCGAGAATAGGAAGTTGAACGAAATTCGGTTCCTCCATCACATGGCCCACAATCTCCATGTGTACATGCCGCTTTTTGCCGGTGTTGGCACCTTTCTGTCCTTCTTCCACCAAGGATCTCTGGGCGGCATGTACGGTGTGCTGTTCGGTCGACCCTTTGTCTTCCGCGAGGGATTTTTCATCTGGCCCTGGACCTTCTTCTTGTTCATCGCCTCGGCCATCGCTTCAGGGCCGGCCTTCACCATGTTGGTGGCCAAGTTCATGGAACTTTTGACCGGCAAGAAGCTTGTTGATTTTTCGACGAAGGTACTGATGGGCAAGATCGCCGGTTTGTTGCTCTGCTTCTACATGTTCTTTAAGATTCTGGACACTTGGGCCTGGGCTCAAGGAATCCTGCCCAACATGGGCCTGACCTTTGACCAGATGTTCAACTCCGAGCTTGGATACGGAACGTGGCTCTTGTGGCTTGAACTCGGAATATGCGGAGTGCTCCCGGCCATCCTTCTGGTGGTTCCGGCTTTTCGCAACCGGCCCGCTCTGCTGTATTCGGCGGCCATCTTGAACTGTCTAGGCGTTGTCGTGAACCGTTTCGTTTTCACCGTTCAGGCTTTGGCCATCCCGGTCATGCCCTTTGACACTTGGCAGTACTACATTCCCAACTGGGCCGAGTGGTCCACCACGCTGATGATCGTGGCCTATTCCTTCCTGATCCTCAGCCTGTCCTACAGATATCTGCCTGTGTTCCCTCAGGAGCGGAAGCTGAACGCCTGA
- a CDS encoding LysM domain-containing protein, producing the protein MSVRRLLLIFLCLLALGLCLGCKKKPSSQSSPATEKHLSHTIRHQGETLAIISQWYTGDPGHWRTLMNLNGIASPTALRLGQTIVIPMNLVKTSKPLPASFIKEQTRPKAQTKTQTKVQKKPKPDMAPASDAQAEPESPLVESEKIADEQAAPDTDAQTPPPLIIAPPR; encoded by the coding sequence ATGTCTGTACGCCGTTTGCTTCTAATATTTCTTTGTCTTCTGGCTCTTGGGCTCTGCCTCGGGTGCAAAAAAAAACCTTCGAGCCAGTCAAGTCCGGCGACCGAAAAGCATCTCTCCCACACCATCCGCCACCAGGGTGAAACGCTGGCCATCATCTCCCAATGGTACACCGGAGACCCGGGGCACTGGCGGACCCTGATGAACCTCAATGGCATCGCCTCTCCCACGGCTCTTCGTCTGGGGCAGACCATTGTCATCCCCATGAACCTGGTCAAGACCTCCAAGCCATTGCCTGCCTCATTCATTAAGGAACAAACTCGGCCCAAGGCCCAGACCAAGACCCAAACCAAGGTCCAGAAAAAGCCCAAGCCCGACATGGCGCCGGCTTCCGATGCCCAGGCCGAACCCGAATCCCCACTGGTCGAATCCGAGAAAATCGCCGATGAACAGGCTGCTCCGGACACGGATGCCCAGACTCCACCTCCTTTGATCATCGCCCCGCCCCGATAG
- a CDS encoding cytochrome C: protein MSKKKSCVVLPFVAGFVASLFLGWWGFPQLLYSEKTQPLQFSHKVHVEDQAMSCEDCHFYREDGSYAGLPTTESCASCHEAPMGDDPAEIEFVEKYVNEGDYKEVPWYVYQKQPDNVYFSHIAHDGVDCTACHPDMAFNETLPVYYENRLTKYSKQTMKMWECERCHAENGASNACFVCHK, encoded by the coding sequence GTGTCGAAAAAGAAGAGCTGTGTTGTACTGCCCTTTGTGGCGGGTTTTGTGGCTTCGCTCTTTCTCGGCTGGTGGGGGTTCCCCCAGTTGCTCTACAGCGAGAAGACGCAACCACTCCAGTTCAGCCACAAGGTGCACGTGGAAGACCAGGCTATGTCCTGCGAAGACTGCCATTTTTATCGCGAGGACGGATCCTACGCCGGCCTTCCGACAACGGAAAGCTGCGCCAGTTGCCACGAGGCCCCCATGGGGGACGATCCCGCAGAGATTGAGTTCGTCGAGAAGTACGTCAATGAAGGCGACTACAAGGAAGTACCATGGTATGTCTATCAGAAGCAGCCGGACAACGTGTATTTCTCCCACATCGCCCATGACGGTGTGGACTGCACGGCCTGCCATCCGGACATGGCCTTCAACGAGACTTTGCCGGTGTACTACGAGAACAGGCTGACCAAATACAGCAAGCAGACCATGAAAATGTGGGAGTGTGAGCGTTGCCACGCCGAGAATGGCGCCAGCAATGCCTGCTTCGTGTGTCACAAATAA
- a CDS encoding molybdopterin oxidoreductase, producing MKKMGLDRRSFISFLAGGTGGILFTPVVWKLLDDASIWSQNWPWIPRLSYGALDRKSALCKLGPDAYGVEVLTVGGRPVTAYGNEKDPASKGGVCPLGAASVQLLYSPARVKSPMKKDGASMVPISWDEGLSILKDKIKVAGDKVAMISGDETGTAAEVLAALVAGLGSDQYFLMPSEAGPAVRAWQNVFGGDGQPGYDFENSDCILVLGADICQAWGPGVGKSCMDAKATGGSLLYAGPVENGTAAVADEWIPCMPGTEAILALGVANALIQAGRSADTMGMSEFSDFVRKGFSPAQVEAKTGVQAAKIKDLSERLLRAKKPVVVIGSEIGQGLSTFEAAAGMSLNFLLGRINQEGGVRIVPWAEPVFEGAPRRDAMLAKDLVAFLEGVAVGRNEAPAVMLVHEANPAYALPGGQSMANSLRKAGFLVSFSSFMDETAAMADLILPASYSFEGFDDSYTPYGSAKGTYLATAPVIGPVNDTKTAGDIILAVADELGLGLGLESFEEVLQARAENLGADWSGLLEDGEAWTSERTAFQFFLSMWKVPFDADLGKKGADGQLVLAPVVKLNIGSAKMATPPFNVLTISERELQGQDCFVAMNKATAAMIGVDQGSMVKIASQSGEMKGRVQIFEGVVPGAVSACLGFGHTAWDDFSRGKGTNACDVLLVQGLDSQGGASFGNPQITVSRA from the coding sequence ATGAAGAAGATGGGACTCGATCGAAGAAGCTTTATCTCGTTCTTGGCTGGTGGCACCGGCGGTATCCTCTTCACCCCGGTTGTGTGGAAACTCCTGGACGATGCATCCATATGGTCTCAGAATTGGCCATGGATTCCGCGCCTGTCCTATGGGGCACTGGATCGAAAGTCGGCCTTGTGTAAATTGGGACCCGACGCATACGGCGTTGAAGTGTTGACCGTCGGGGGCCGGCCGGTCACAGCCTACGGGAACGAAAAGGATCCGGCCAGTAAGGGCGGCGTCTGTCCGCTCGGAGCGGCCAGCGTTCAACTCCTGTACAGCCCGGCCAGGGTCAAATCGCCGATGAAGAAAGACGGGGCCTCCATGGTTCCGATATCCTGGGACGAGGGTTTGTCCATTTTAAAGGATAAGATTAAGGTTGCTGGTGACAAGGTGGCTATGATATCCGGAGACGAGACCGGCACCGCGGCCGAGGTCTTGGCCGCCCTTGTGGCAGGGCTTGGTTCGGATCAGTATTTTCTGATGCCCAGCGAGGCCGGACCGGCGGTTCGAGCATGGCAGAATGTCTTTGGCGGTGACGGGCAACCTGGATACGATTTCGAAAACTCCGACTGCATCTTGGTCCTTGGAGCCGATATCTGCCAGGCGTGGGGACCGGGCGTCGGCAAGTCCTGTATGGACGCCAAGGCCACAGGGGGATCCTTGCTTTATGCCGGTCCCGTTGAGAATGGGACTGCGGCTGTGGCCGATGAGTGGATACCCTGTATGCCAGGCACCGAGGCCATTCTGGCCTTGGGTGTCGCCAACGCCCTGATCCAGGCTGGTCGAAGCGCCGACACCATGGGTATGAGCGAATTTTCCGACTTCGTGCGCAAGGGGTTTAGCCCGGCCCAGGTGGAGGCCAAGACCGGGGTTCAGGCCGCCAAGATTAAGGACCTTTCAGAGCGGCTGCTCCGGGCCAAAAAGCCCGTTGTGGTCATCGGATCTGAAATCGGACAGGGATTGAGCACGTTCGAGGCTGCGGCCGGCATGAGCCTCAATTTTCTCCTCGGCCGCATCAACCAGGAAGGTGGGGTGCGAATCGTGCCCTGGGCCGAGCCGGTGTTTGAGGGGGCTCCGCGTCGCGACGCCATGCTGGCGAAAGATCTGGTCGCTTTTCTCGAAGGAGTCGCGGTTGGCCGGAACGAGGCACCAGCGGTCATGCTCGTCCACGAGGCCAATCCCGCCTATGCCTTGCCCGGGGGGCAGAGCATGGCAAACTCTTTGCGGAAGGCCGGGTTCCTGGTCAGTTTCAGTTCGTTCATGGACGAGACGGCGGCCATGGCCGACCTCATCCTTCCTGCGTCTTATTCATTTGAGGGATTCGACGACTCCTACACGCCCTACGGCTCGGCCAAGGGAACATACCTGGCAACAGCCCCTGTCATCGGCCCGGTTAACGACACCAAAACCGCAGGCGACATAATTCTTGCTGTGGCGGATGAACTCGGCCTCGGTCTGGGGTTAGAATCTTTCGAAGAGGTCCTTCAGGCCAGAGCCGAGAATCTCGGGGCCGACTGGTCGGGTCTGCTCGAGGATGGGGAAGCCTGGACTTCGGAACGTACGGCCTTCCAGTTCTTCCTCTCAATGTGGAAGGTTCCGTTCGATGCGGACCTCGGCAAGAAGGGGGCCGACGGACAACTGGTTTTGGCTCCGGTGGTCAAGTTGAACATCGGAAGTGCCAAGATGGCCACACCACCCTTCAATGTTCTGACCATTTCCGAACGGGAGTTACAGGGCCAGGATTGTTTCGTGGCCATGAACAAGGCCACGGCGGCCATGATAGGCGTCGATCAGGGGAGCATGGTCAAGATTGCCAGCCAGTCCGGGGAAATGAAGGGCCGGGTTCAGATTTTCGAAGGTGTCGTGCCCGGGGCCGTGTCAGCGTGCCTGGGTTTCGGCCATACGGCCTGGGACGATTTCTCCAGAGGCAAGGGGACCAATGCCTGTGACGTGCTTCTTGTCCAGGGCCTTGACAGCCAGGGCGGAGCCTCCTTCGGCAATCCCCAGATTACGGTGTCCAGGGCCTAA
- a CDS encoding DUF3298 domain-containing protein, with protein MKRVALTFILGTVILSVSAGCLAVQVPRNIHPVVRSGILEERDCDHIMVIRFPVFSDPELDRLAFWPLKGFVEDFRAVSRLGHDLEPGPINNLDVWYSVYWGSPRLVTVVYEIESYAGGAHPSHDLLSVTIDCLRKERIRLADLGLDDPKSLERMGASASKKLSRELGDMLEPSMLYRVTEPREDNFRLVAPMSDGVYIFFSRGTVAPYVEGQKRIFIPWSELNGTPAYITKAAGR; from the coding sequence TTGAAGAGGGTCGCGCTCACGTTCATTCTGGGGACCGTGATCCTAAGTGTTTCGGCCGGTTGTCTTGCAGTCCAGGTTCCGCGCAACATACATCCGGTGGTCCGCTCCGGTATTCTGGAAGAACGGGATTGCGACCATATCATGGTTATCCGCTTTCCCGTTTTTTCCGACCCGGAACTCGATCGTTTGGCCTTTTGGCCCCTAAAGGGATTCGTTGAAGATTTCAGGGCTGTTTCGAGGCTTGGTCATGATCTGGAGCCGGGCCCGATCAACAACCTGGACGTCTGGTATTCCGTGTACTGGGGCAGCCCCAGGTTGGTCACGGTGGTCTACGAGATCGAGTCCTACGCTGGCGGGGCGCATCCAAGCCACGACTTGCTGAGCGTCACCATAGACTGCCTGCGAAAGGAACGGATTCGTTTGGCCGATCTCGGTCTGGACGACCCAAAGTCCCTGGAGCGGATGGGAGCTTCGGCCAGCAAGAAGCTGTCCCGAGAACTCGGGGACATGCTTGAGCCGTCCATGCTGTACAGAGTGACAGAGCCGAGAGAGGATAACTTCCGTCTGGTGGCCCCCATGTCCGATGGGGTGTATATTTTTTTCTCCCGGGGAACGGTTGCGCCGTATGTGGAAGGACAGAAGAGAATTTTCATCCCGTGGTCCGAACTGAACGGAACCCCGGCGTATATAACAAAAGCCGCAGGACGTTGA
- a CDS encoding CpaF family protein translates to MSQDMFSQTVLQFLGPVQDFLLDEGVSEIMINGPREIYIEQRGRLVLTDRHFSSSESLLAAIRNVGQFVGRTIDETKPYMDARLPDGSRVHAMIPPIARRGPYMAIRRFSKNMLTVDDLIEKGSLTAEAALFLKACVRIKKNVVVSGGTGSGKTTLLNIISEFVPGHERIIVIEDASELQLRQAHVLPMETQKADKKGRTEVGIRELVACSLRLRPDRIIVGECRGGEALDMLQAMNTGHSGSMTTLHANSSRDALSRLETMAMMSGVNMPLNAVRGQVASAIDIIVQISRFPDGSRRMTEITEVLELDSEGRYQSAPLFVFNLQGKDDENRIVGNMRSTGSKPTFVKELQLCDVELPQGIFDGL, encoded by the coding sequence ATGAGCCAAGACATGTTCTCCCAGACCGTTCTGCAATTTCTCGGTCCGGTTCAGGATTTTCTCCTGGACGAAGGCGTCAGCGAGATCATGATCAACGGGCCGCGGGAAATCTATATCGAACAGCGTGGCAGGCTCGTCCTGACCGATCGACACTTTTCCTCGTCCGAAAGCCTTCTGGCCGCCATCCGCAACGTCGGTCAGTTCGTCGGAAGAACCATCGACGAAACAAAGCCCTACATGGATGCCCGTCTGCCCGACGGCTCCCGGGTCCACGCCATGATCCCCCCCATTGCAAGACGGGGCCCCTACATGGCCATTCGGCGCTTTTCCAAAAACATGTTGACCGTCGACGACCTCATCGAAAAAGGCAGTCTGACCGCCGAAGCGGCCCTGTTTCTCAAGGCCTGCGTGAGAATCAAGAAAAACGTCGTCGTTTCCGGGGGCACGGGAAGCGGCAAGACCACCCTGCTGAACATTATCTCGGAATTCGTCCCGGGTCATGAGCGGATCATCGTCATCGAGGACGCCAGCGAACTCCAGCTCCGCCAAGCCCATGTCCTTCCCATGGAAACCCAGAAGGCCGACAAGAAGGGGCGTACCGAGGTCGGCATCCGTGAACTGGTGGCCTGCTCCCTGAGGCTGCGACCGGACCGAATCATCGTCGGCGAATGCCGGGGAGGAGAGGCTTTGGATATGCTTCAGGCAATGAATACAGGCCACTCCGGCAGCATGACCACTCTGCACGCCAACTCAAGCCGGGATGCCCTGAGCCGTCTGGAAACCATGGCGATGATGTCCGGGGTGAACATGCCTCTGAACGCCGTTCGAGGCCAAGTGGCTTCGGCCATCGACATCATCGTCCAGATCTCCCGTTTTCCGGACGGTTCTCGGAGAATGACCGAAATCACCGAGGTTCTCGAATTGGATTCCGAGGGTCGCTATCAATCGGCTCCGTTGTTTGTTTTCAATCTCCAGGGCAAGGACGACGAAAACCGGATCGTCGGAAATATGCGCTCCACGGGCAGCAAACCGACATTTGTCAAGGAATTGCAATTGTGCGATGTTGAATTGCCACAGGGGATATTCGACGGGCTATAG
- a CDS encoding tetratricopeptide repeat protein, giving the protein MIHVERFKDYYLTRRIGVGGMAEIFRGRKIGEGGFEKPVVVKRLLTHLASDESFRAMFLDEARLASQLSHPNIVHVYDLGKYIQGGSENYFIAMEYVFGKNLAEIRNQAAARNLFPSIEHIARIVSGAALALHHAHFRMDDCGKPLNIVHRDVSPQNILLSYEGEVKLADFGIAKALTKSQHTQAGVLKGKLAYMSPEQARGESIDYRADIYALGIVLWELLTAKRLFVGDNEAATLRNVLEPTVCPPTEIAPHVPPELDAMCLRCLAVKPEDRYPNAMALAKDLEKFLHDSGLTSGSHALRDYLRGLFAKEIEEENAQIQEEALAVRRMVGAENKGVEEKTLAAEPVSDGTGSRSENRSTNSVKPKRSRRPIWVMLAIGGLAILGIGGLLLLSGNDPQVNLKDTPQPPSTSVETTEAHEDPSAALPVEPASEIPETQEETDIEKPSSEDLEASRLARTRSQIEGLVQAGQVEDALAILDQAEDRRPWSVPELGPARSAALKALAAGLQDGDPERAVAILREIAAHERDNAQTYLTLGRMLTRLGRIPEAIESYDLALLQDERLHEAHYNNGVLWLRLGRMDLAERALLRTLALNPPYSADIYVNLAACKAQGGAKDEAVAYLRKALEIDPGHEIARYNLNVLAFQP; this is encoded by the coding sequence ATGATTCATGTCGAACGGTTCAAAGACTACTACCTGACCAGGCGCATCGGCGTCGGCGGTATGGCCGAAATTTTCCGCGGCCGGAAAATCGGCGAGGGTGGCTTTGAAAAGCCGGTTGTCGTCAAACGGCTGCTAACCCACCTAGCCAGCGACGAGTCCTTTCGGGCCATGTTTCTGGACGAGGCCCGCCTAGCCAGCCAGCTCTCCCACCCAAACATCGTCCACGTCTACGACCTTGGCAAATACATCCAGGGTGGGTCTGAAAACTACTTCATCGCCATGGAGTATGTCTTCGGCAAAAACTTGGCTGAAATTCGGAACCAGGCAGCCGCCCGAAATCTTTTTCCGTCCATCGAGCATATCGCTCGCATCGTCTCCGGGGCCGCTCTGGCCTTGCATCACGCTCATTTCAGGATGGACGACTGCGGCAAGCCTTTGAACATTGTTCACCGGGACGTCAGTCCGCAGAACATTCTCCTCTCCTACGAGGGCGAGGTGAAGCTGGCCGACTTCGGCATCGCCAAGGCCCTGACCAAGTCCCAGCACACCCAGGCCGGGGTCCTCAAGGGCAAGCTGGCCTACATGTCCCCGGAACAGGCCAGGGGCGAATCCATAGATTACCGGGCCGACATCTATGCCCTGGGAATCGTTCTGTGGGAACTACTGACCGCCAAGCGCCTCTTCGTTGGAGACAACGAGGCGGCCACTCTGCGTAACGTACTCGAACCCACCGTTTGCCCTCCAACCGAGATTGCCCCCCACGTGCCACCGGAACTGGACGCCATGTGTCTGCGGTGTCTGGCCGTCAAACCCGAAGATCGCTACCCGAATGCCATGGCCCTGGCCAAGGACCTGGAAAAATTTTTGCACGACTCCGGGCTAACGTCCGGGTCACATGCCCTGCGGGACTATCTGCGGGGGCTCTTCGCCAAGGAAATCGAAGAGGAGAACGCCCAGATCCAGGAGGAAGCTCTGGCCGTACGCAGGATGGTCGGTGCGGAAAACAAAGGGGTCGAGGAAAAGACCCTGGCTGCGGAACCGGTTTCGGACGGGACAGGGTCTCGATCGGAAAACAGGTCTACGAATTCCGTCAAGCCGAAAAGATCCCGTAGGCCGATATGGGTCATGCTGGCCATCGGCGGACTCGCGATATTGGGAATTGGCGGACTTCTCCTTTTGAGCGGGAATGACCCTCAGGTCAATCTCAAGGATACTCCTCAGCCGCCGTCCACATCTGTCGAGACCACCGAAGCGCATGAGGACCCATCGGCGGCACTCCCTGTGGAACCGGCTTCAGAGATCCCCGAGACTCAGGAAGAAACGGATATTGAGAAGCCTTCCTCCGAGGACCTTGAGGCCTCCCGCCTGGCCAGGACCCGCAGTCAAATCGAAGGATTGGTGCAAGCGGGTCAGGTCGAGGATGCCCTGGCCATTCTTGATCAGGCCGAAGACCGTCGCCCTTGGAGCGTCCCCGAGCTCGGCCCGGCCCGGTCCGCAGCCTTGAAGGCCTTGGCTGCTGGGCTCCAGGACGGGGACCCTGAACGGGCCGTGGCCATCCTGCGAGAGATCGCCGCCCATGAGCGGGATAACGCCCAGACCTATCTGACCCTGGGACGGATGCTGACCCGCCTCGGCCGAATCCCCGAGGCCATCGAGTCCTACGACTTGGCCCTGCTCCAGGATGAGCGGCTCCACGAGGCCCATTACAACAACGGGGTCCTCTGGCTCCGTCTGGGACGAATGGATCTGGCCGAACGGGCCTTGCTCAGAACCTTGGCCCTGAATCCGCCCTACTCAGCCGACATCTACGTCAACTTGGCCGCCTGCAAGGCTCAAGGCGGAGCAAAGGACGAGGCCGTGGCATATCTTCGCAAAGCTCTTGAAATTGACCCCGGCCATGAAATCGCACGGTACAACCTCAACGTATTGGCATTCCAACCCTAA
- the rfbC gene encoding dTDP-4-dehydrorhamnose 3,5-epimerase yields MKFITTSLPGLMILKPRVFSDSRGFFMETYSRAVFMAQSLDCEFVQDNHARSEEAGVLRGFHFQLPPFAQAKLVRVVRGTVLDVVVDLRRGSPSFGRWYSVELSAENKLQLFVPRGFAHAYLTLTREAEFLYKVDNPYAPEHDAGLIWNDPDLAVDWPVTRPLLSEKDSRLPGWKGFQSPFDYAPNE; encoded by the coding sequence ATGAAATTCATTACCACGTCCCTGCCGGGACTCATGATTCTCAAACCCAGGGTATTTTCCGATTCCCGGGGTTTTTTCATGGAAACCTACAGCCGTGCGGTTTTTATGGCCCAGAGCCTCGACTGCGAATTCGTTCAAGACAACCATGCCCGATCCGAAGAGGCGGGAGTTCTCAGAGGATTCCACTTCCAGCTGCCACCCTTCGCCCAGGCCAAACTCGTCCGGGTGGTTCGGGGCACGGTACTGGACGTGGTCGTCGACCTTCGGCGCGGTTCGCCATCTTTCGGGCGCTGGTATTCGGTGGAACTGTCGGCCGAAAACAAGCTCCAGCTGTTTGTGCCCCGGGGGTTCGCCCATGCCTATCTGACGCTGACCAGGGAAGCTGAATTTCTCTACAAGGTCGACAACCCCTATGCCCCGGAGCATGATGCCGGTCTCATTTGGAACGATCCCGACCTTGCCGTTGATTGGCCGGTGACACGTCCCCTCCTGTCTGAAAAGGATTCGAGACTCCCCGGCTGGAAAGGATTTCAAAGTCCGTTCGACTATGCTCCGAATGAGTAG
- a CDS encoding 4Fe-4S dicluster domain-containing protein, giving the protein MQAHTFHIKWGMVIDIDKCTGCGACMVACQAENNVAPVTEASNKLRTLSWMLVYQLSNKQDFPNHDVAYLPRPCMQCGHPSCSTVCPVVATTKDEEGGIVSQVYPRCIGCRYCMAACPYHARYFNWHDPVWPEGLDKVLTPFTSVRPRGVVEKCTFCHHRWMAAKEKARHEGHDPSHLAEDAYIPACVDICPTGAMHFGDLLNPEHEVHKLSKSPYAFRLLEKLGTDPQVYYYSKREWVRRQGDNYLKHEKTKGE; this is encoded by the coding sequence ATGCAAGCGCATACTTTTCACATAAAATGGGGAATGGTCATTGACATCGACAAGTGCACGGGTTGCGGAGCCTGCATGGTCGCCTGTCAGGCCGAGAACAATGTTGCACCGGTGACCGAGGCCTCCAACAAATTGAGGACGTTGTCCTGGATGCTGGTCTATCAGTTGTCCAATAAGCAGGATTTTCCGAACCATGATGTGGCCTATCTGCCCCGTCCGTGCATGCAGTGCGGACATCCATCGTGTTCTACGGTCTGCCCTGTGGTAGCCACGACCAAAGACGAGGAGGGTGGTATCGTCAGCCAGGTCTACCCCCGGTGCATCGGTTGCCGGTACTGCATGGCCGCCTGCCCGTATCATGCCAGGTACTTCAACTGGCACGACCCGGTTTGGCCCGAAGGACTGGACAAGGTTTTGACCCCGTTTACTTCCGTCAGGCCCCGGGGCGTGGTCGAGAAATGCACCTTCTGCCACCATCGCTGGATGGCGGCCAAGGAAAAGGCTCGCCACGAAGGACATGACCCCAGCCATTTGGCCGAGGATGCCTATATTCCGGCCTGTGTCGATATCTGCCCCACCGGGGCCATGCATTTCGGGGATCTTTTGAACCCGGAGCACGAAGTGCACAAGCTATCCAAGAGTCCATATGCTTTCCGGCTTTTGGAAAAATTGGGCACGGATCCTCAGGTGTACTACTACTCCAAGCGCGAGTGGGTCCGCCGACAGGGTGACAACTACCTCAAACACGAAAAGACCAAGGGGGAGTAG
- a CDS encoding cytosolic protein: protein MDCQKDKNRMRCNCTYEPCPRKGMCCECLAYHLRSRELPACCFPASAEKTFDRSFEHFAQLVQSRVV from the coding sequence ATGGACTGCCAAAAGGACAAAAACCGTATGCGATGCAATTGCACCTACGAGCCCTGTCCGAGAAAGGGGATGTGCTGCGAGTGCTTGGCATATCACCTGCGCAGCAGGGAATTGCCGGCTTGCTGTTTTCCGGCCTCGGCCGAGAAGACGTTCGACAGGTCCTTCGAGCATTTCGCCCAGTTGGTCCAGAGCAGGGTGGTCTAG